From Stenotrophomonas maltophilia, a single genomic window includes:
- a CDS encoding response regulator, which yields MTEIPAPIRVLVVDDHPLLRDGLAALLGAQADLQLLGEAADGEEAIACYQRLHPDVVLMDLQMPRLDGVEAIVRIRALDPRARIIVLTTYRGDVRAVRALQAGASAYLLKDMLRHELVDTIRMVAGGRRAPIPPAVAASIAAHVVEDRLSPRETEVLRHVAGGLSNKRIGERMQISEQTVKAHMKSLMDKLGVGDRTHAVTQALRRGIISLDDSGHD from the coding sequence ATGACTGAAATCCCTGCCCCGATCCGCGTCCTTGTGGTCGATGACCACCCCCTGCTGCGCGACGGCCTGGCGGCGCTGCTGGGCGCGCAGGCCGATCTGCAGCTGCTTGGCGAAGCCGCCGACGGCGAAGAGGCCATCGCGTGCTACCAGCGGTTGCACCCGGACGTGGTGCTGATGGATCTGCAGATGCCACGCCTGGATGGCGTTGAAGCGATCGTGCGGATCCGCGCGCTCGACCCGCGTGCACGGATCATCGTGCTGACTACCTACCGAGGCGATGTGCGTGCGGTGCGCGCATTGCAGGCCGGTGCCAGTGCCTATCTGCTGAAGGACATGCTGCGCCATGAACTGGTCGACACCATCCGCATGGTGGCCGGTGGCCGGCGCGCACCGATCCCACCGGCGGTGGCTGCCAGCATCGCCGCGCACGTGGTGGAAGACCGGCTGTCACCCCGCGAGACCGAAGTGCTGCGGCACGTCGCAGGTGGCCTGTCGAACAAGCGCATCGGCGAACGCATGCAGATTTCCGAGCAGACGGTGAAGGCGCACATGAAGAGCCTGATGGACAAGCTCGGCGTCGGCGATCGCACGCATGCGGTCACTCAGGCGCTGCGGCGCGGCATCATCAGCCTGGACGACAGCGGCCACGATTGA
- a CDS encoding amidohydrolase family protein yields the protein MFRFHSLSLAVLVAVAPLSAAAAERADLLIRNATVVDVEHANTLPGQSVVIRGEDIVAVGPDAKLRSQWTTARQIDAKGKYLIPGLWDMHVHFGGGPALIEENKALLPLYIAHGITTVRDCSGDLPEQVLQWRGEIAKGTLFGPRLLSSGAKIEGIKPVWKGTIEVGSEADVDRAIARLQHDKVDFVKITDSTLKPELFLYSASAARKAGFKASGHIPMALTVEQAVDAGLASIEHLDYAFKAGSKDEAQIAADFAAGRIDRAEANRRLDASFDRDTAMHAYRDFARRGVFVTPTLNGGRILDFLDQDDHANDPYLAYIGPGLRATYQWRVDRAAKATPAQIEARHAQYHQVAAVLPLLQEAGVTIIAGTDAGFLNSYNFPGIALHQELQLFVKEGLSAPQALSAATRSGPAWFGQIDRYGGVAIGKAADLVLLTANPLQDIAATEKIDSVILRGNVYDRAALDRMLAETRAKVAAWNAETAKAN from the coding sequence ATGTTCCGTTTCCATTCGCTGTCTCTTGCCGTCCTTGTTGCGGTGGCGCCGCTGTCGGCCGCGGCCGCCGAGCGTGCCGACCTGCTGATCCGCAATGCCACCGTGGTGGATGTCGAACATGCCAACACGCTGCCTGGGCAGAGCGTGGTGATCCGCGGCGAGGACATCGTTGCCGTTGGTCCGGACGCGAAGCTGCGCAGCCAGTGGACGACCGCCCGCCAGATCGATGCCAAGGGCAAGTACCTGATCCCGGGCCTGTGGGACATGCACGTGCACTTCGGTGGCGGCCCGGCGCTGATCGAAGAGAACAAGGCGCTGCTGCCGCTGTACATCGCGCATGGCATCACCACCGTGCGTGACTGCTCCGGCGACCTGCCCGAGCAGGTGCTGCAGTGGCGTGGCGAGATCGCCAAGGGCACCCTTTTCGGGCCGCGCCTGCTCAGTTCGGGCGCGAAGATCGAAGGCATCAAGCCGGTCTGGAAGGGCACGATCGAAGTGGGCAGCGAGGCGGACGTCGATCGGGCGATCGCCCGCCTGCAGCACGACAAGGTCGATTTCGTGAAGATCACCGACAGCACGCTGAAGCCGGAGCTGTTCCTGTACTCGGCCAGTGCTGCACGCAAGGCCGGCTTCAAGGCTTCGGGCCATATCCCGATGGCGCTGACCGTGGAGCAGGCCGTCGATGCCGGGCTGGCTTCGATCGAGCACCTGGACTATGCGTTCAAGGCCGGCAGCAAGGACGAGGCGCAGATTGCAGCCGACTTCGCCGCCGGCCGCATCGACCGCGCGGAAGCCAACCGCCGGCTCGACGCCAGCTTCGACCGCGATACCGCGATGCACGCCTACCGCGATTTCGCCAGGCGCGGCGTGTTCGTGACGCCGACCCTCAACGGTGGCCGCATCCTCGACTTCCTCGACCAGGATGACCACGCCAACGACCCGTACCTGGCCTACATCGGCCCGGGCCTGCGCGCGACCTACCAGTGGCGCGTCGACCGTGCCGCCAAGGCCACGCCCGCGCAGATCGAAGCCCGCCACGCGCAGTACCACCAGGTGGCCGCAGTGCTGCCGCTGCTGCAGGAGGCGGGCGTGACGATCATCGCCGGCACCGATGCGGGCTTCCTCAACTCGTACAACTTCCCGGGCATTGCGCTGCACCAGGAACTGCAGCTGTTCGTGAAGGAGGGCCTGAGCGCACCGCAGGCGTTGTCGGCAGCGACCCGTTCCGGCCCGGCCTGGTTCGGCCAGATCGATCGCTACGGTGGCGTGGCCATCGGCAAGGCCGCCGACCTGGTGCTGCTGACCGCCAATCCGCTGCAGGACATCGCCGCTACCGAAAAGATCGACAGCGTGATCCTGCGTGGCAACGTGTATGACCGTGCGGCGCTGGACAGGATGCTGGCCGAGACCAGGGCGAAGGTCGCGGCCTGGAATGCCGAGACGGCCAAGGCCAACTGA
- a CDS encoding ankyrin repeat domain-containing protein: MRIHRCRRWPAPLGRLLLLCLLAMAIPACSATAGSPDARLRDAAARGDSEAVRAALEEGADLDARDGQGRTALLLATHGNNVDAARELIEAGADVNAKDALQDSAYLYAGARGLDEILAMTLAHGADLHSTNRYGGTALIPAAERGHVATVRTLLRAGVAVDHVNRLHWTALLEAILLGDGGPRHVQIVQLLLDAGADPERADGDGVTPLAHARQRGYTDIEALLRQYGAVR; the protein is encoded by the coding sequence ATGCGTATCCATCGTTGCCGTCGCTGGCCCGCTCCGCTGGGGCGCCTGCTGCTGCTGTGCCTGCTGGCGATGGCCATTCCTGCCTGTTCGGCCACCGCGGGCTCGCCCGATGCGCGCCTGCGCGACGCGGCCGCCCGCGGCGACAGCGAGGCGGTGCGCGCGGCGCTGGAAGAGGGCGCCGATCTCGACGCTCGCGACGGCCAGGGCCGTACCGCGCTGCTGCTGGCCACGCATGGCAACAACGTGGATGCCGCGCGCGAGCTGATCGAGGCGGGTGCTGACGTCAATGCCAAGGATGCGTTGCAGGACAGTGCCTACCTGTACGCCGGTGCGCGTGGCCTGGACGAAATCCTGGCGATGACGCTGGCGCACGGCGCTGATCTGCACAGCACCAACCGCTATGGCGGTACCGCGCTGATTCCGGCCGCCGAGCGCGGCCACGTCGCCACCGTGCGCACGCTGCTGCGCGCGGGCGTTGCGGTGGATCATGTCAACCGCCTGCACTGGACCGCATTGCTGGAAGCGATCCTGCTGGGCGATGGAGGACCGCGTCATGTGCAGATCGTGCAGCTGCTGCTCGATGCCGGTGCCGATCCCGAGCGCGCCGACGGCGATGGCGTGACACCACTGGCCCATGCGCGGCAACGCGGCTACACCGACATCGAAGCACTGCTGCGCCAGTACGGCGCGGTGCGCTGA
- a CDS encoding LysR substrate-binding domain-containing protein — MPDSAKSNRTLFELDLLRALVMVADCGSFTTAATRLHSTQSTVSQKVRRLEELAGHRLLERGHRDVHPTDAGHTLLGYARRMLDLNEEMAQALAGATVETAVRIGVPEDFVNAQTTRMLAAFSRRHPQVKLEISSGLSRDLAHGFDHGELDLVLVKQRRNTRQAVHCRREPMHWIDSLRSSCLQLDPLPLVTFPPRGLYRDEMIHAVEALGLRWRIAFTSSSLSGIQGAVADGIGISLLPRRAVMREHRIIDGERDLPVIDNYEIGLLHRADADDAVRALASELWRQVQREPD, encoded by the coding sequence ATGCCAGACAGTGCCAAATCGAATAGAACCCTGTTCGAACTGGACCTGTTGCGGGCGCTGGTGATGGTGGCCGACTGCGGCAGTTTCACCACCGCCGCCACGCGACTGCATTCGACCCAGTCCACGGTCAGCCAGAAGGTGCGCCGCCTGGAGGAACTGGCCGGGCACCGCCTGCTCGAACGCGGCCACCGCGACGTGCATCCCACCGATGCCGGCCACACCCTGCTCGGCTACGCGCGGCGCATGCTCGACCTGAACGAGGAAATGGCCCAGGCGCTGGCCGGCGCCACGGTGGAGACCGCCGTACGCATCGGCGTGCCGGAGGACTTCGTCAACGCGCAGACCACGCGGATGCTGGCGGCCTTCAGCCGTCGCCATCCGCAGGTGAAGCTGGAGATCAGCAGCGGACTGAGCCGCGACCTGGCGCACGGATTCGACCATGGCGAGCTGGACCTGGTGCTGGTCAAACAGCGTCGCAACACGCGTCAGGCCGTGCACTGCCGGCGTGAGCCGATGCATTGGATCGACAGCCTGCGCAGCAGCTGCCTGCAGCTGGATCCGCTGCCGCTGGTCACCTTCCCGCCGCGCGGGCTGTATCGCGACGAGATGATCCACGCCGTGGAAGCGCTGGGCCTGCGCTGGCGCATCGCCTTCACCAGCTCGTCGCTCAGCGGCATCCAGGGCGCGGTGGCCGATGGCATCGGCATCAGCCTGCTGCCCCGACGCGCGGTCATGCGTGAACACCGCATCATCGATGGTGAGCGCGACCTGCCGGTGATCGACAACTACGAGATCGGCCTGCTGCATCGCGCCGATGCCGATGACGCCGTGCGCGCGCTGGCCAGCGAGTTGTGGCGGCAGGTGCAGCGCGAACCGGATTGA
- a CDS encoding DUF3806 domain-containing protein, with protein MSDEIPARFDPLPAALQTHLQHQRSLIAARVAAGFPSLPVQWPLPASTLQRVVDAELIDRDDGDGWEALGVAFGDTLAQRVPGLAWMQVTDAWGIDAVLRYADSSLQIGASTLLLKRVEQGEVIDIAHLLAWLEEFVATRADDYV; from the coding sequence ATGTCCGACGAAATTCCCGCCCGCTTCGATCCCCTGCCCGCGGCCCTGCAGACCCATCTGCAACACCAGCGGTCGTTGATCGCTGCACGCGTGGCGGCCGGTTTCCCCAGCCTGCCGGTGCAATGGCCACTGCCAGCCAGCACGCTGCAGCGTGTGGTCGACGCCGAACTGATCGACCGTGACGACGGCGACGGCTGGGAGGCCCTTGGCGTGGCGTTCGGCGACACCCTGGCCCAGCGCGTGCCAGGCCTGGCGTGGATGCAGGTCACCGACGCCTGGGGCATCGATGCGGTGCTGCGCTATGCCGACAGCAGCCTGCAGATCGGCGCCAGTACGCTGCTGCTCAAGCGCGTCGAACAGGGCGAGGTGATCGACATTGCCCACCTGCTGGCGTGGCTGGAGGAGTTCGTCGCGACCCGCGCCGACGATTACGTGTGA
- a CDS encoding amidohydrolase family protein → MTLQFVHGGVDRDGAPLHFHIRNGRISGLNAEGTPREGAESVDLSGFAVLPGLVDGHIHLDKSFVGDRWHPHQPVNSLRERLAVEKAAVAGAAPMVDRAEALIRQCSGFGTVAMRCHVDIDGSTGLRHLDAVREAALRCADIVRIQLVAFPQAGVMSCPGTAVVLEQAIAAGVEVLGGIDPTTLDGDAEGQLALLFGLAERYGVRLDIHLHEPGETGLAQLLRIAARTRAAGLQGRVAVSHAYSLGEVPLARALQVGEALATAGVAIMSNAPGDHPFPPLRALHDAGVRVFAGNDNIRDCWWPYGNGDLLQRAMLLGYRSGFYTDADLMLALDMVTTHAAQVIGLPQYGLAEGLPATFVAVRADHGPAAVAAVPVERRVVVDGRWL, encoded by the coding sequence ATGACGCTTCAGTTCGTCCATGGCGGCGTGGATCGCGACGGTGCACCGTTGCATTTCCACATCCGCAACGGACGCATCAGCGGCCTGAACGCAGAAGGCACGCCGCGCGAAGGTGCGGAAAGCGTCGATCTGAGCGGCTTTGCCGTCCTGCCAGGCCTGGTGGACGGCCATATCCACCTGGACAAGAGCTTCGTGGGTGATCGCTGGCATCCGCACCAACCGGTGAACAGCCTGCGTGAGCGCCTGGCGGTGGAGAAGGCGGCGGTGGCGGGCGCGGCACCGATGGTCGACCGGGCCGAGGCGCTGATCCGCCAGTGCAGCGGCTTCGGCACGGTGGCGATGCGCTGCCACGTCGACATCGATGGCAGTACCGGGCTGCGCCATCTGGACGCGGTGCGCGAGGCGGCGCTGCGCTGTGCCGACATCGTGCGCATCCAGCTGGTGGCGTTCCCGCAGGCCGGGGTGATGTCCTGCCCAGGCACCGCCGTAGTGCTGGAGCAGGCCATTGCCGCGGGCGTGGAGGTACTGGGCGGCATCGACCCGACCACCCTCGACGGCGATGCCGAAGGGCAGCTGGCGCTGTTGTTCGGCCTGGCCGAGCGCTATGGCGTGCGGCTGGACATCCATCTGCACGAACCCGGCGAGACCGGGCTGGCACAGCTGCTGCGCATCGCTGCGCGGACCCGGGCGGCCGGATTGCAGGGCCGGGTGGCGGTCAGCCATGCCTATTCGTTGGGTGAAGTGCCGCTGGCGCGCGCGCTGCAGGTTGGCGAGGCGCTGGCCACGGCCGGCGTAGCCATCATGAGCAATGCACCGGGCGACCACCCGTTCCCGCCATTGCGTGCGCTACATGACGCCGGCGTGCGCGTGTTCGCCGGCAACGACAACATCCGCGACTGCTGGTGGCCGTACGGCAATGGCGACCTGCTGCAGCGGGCGATGCTGCTGGGCTACCGCTCCGGCTTCTACACCGATGCCGACCTGATGCTGGCGCTGGACATGGTCACCACCCATGCCGCTCAGGTGATCGGGCTGCCACAGTACGGCCTTGCGGAGGGCTTACCGGCCACCTTTGTCGCGGTGCGTGCCGACCATGGCCCGGCGGCGGTGGCTGCAGTGCCAGTGGAACGCCGCGTGGTGGTGGACGGCCGCTGGCTGTAG
- a CDS encoding TonB-dependent receptor plug domain-containing protein — translation MSASHKALRPRPLVLALSSLMLVSSPAFAQESAPTQLQEVKVTGSRIPRASVEGPSPVTVISREQIDAQGYRNAFDALSALTENTGNVQGEDFGNTFTPAANTINLRGLGPNRTLVLVNGRRQSDYPLAYEGSVNVVNLANIPSALIERIEVLAAGASAVYGSDAIAGVVNIILKDHFEGVDVNVRAGGTQQGGGDNQRVQVVGGGSGERWDGLFGFEFDVRKAIHARQRDFMDSLDDDPTGKAPQATAIAYRRNAATGRNIDPATNGCDPASGIYGGSVFRAFNPRQGWYCGSNEAAASYWTVQTEKRNLNGYGLLTFHVNETTDLFADLAVGSARITNNTRAPTWTSARNYFYNQTTGNLESWYRRFAPEEIGGLPRNANRFLENSWSFNVGARGRIGDSDWDYEAVYSRSRYENRTRRPVLLAGINEYLLGPKLGVRDGVEVYAPDPARLFKPLTPNEYEGLSDYQESRNAAWLQTFSASINGRLFALPGGNAALAAVVEAGSQGYRNRPDPRLGSGEFWNTSAGIGAGGERDRYAAGVELQLPLLKSLTTTLAGRYDQYRAGGEHLGKATWSFGVEFRPIESLLIRGTAATSFRAPDMNYVFATETRGYNPGMTDYWRCRTAGQSYDNCDYNGLSIDYSNRANAQLQPETAKSYGFGVVWSPLAGLDFSADYYDIRIDNEVTSLDTSRILRDEADCRLGRTLGGEARDIGSPLCQDALSRVIRNPSNATVQPDQVTRVLINPINAASESVRGLDLKGNWRFDAGRYGRFTTRLAYTVVLEHTYRQFSDDPERDIRNSLDDYQWRSKANGSITWNQGDWTTTLYGNRFGSLPKSDGSGRMGPYMTYNASVFRQFGENLSVGVIVNNLRDSRPPADRNGGGWPFYPVGNYDPYGRQYWLQLDYRFR, via the coding sequence ATGTCCGCCTCTCACAAGGCGCTGCGCCCGCGTCCGCTGGTGCTCGCGCTGTCGTCCCTGATGCTGGTCTCGTCGCCGGCCTTCGCGCAGGAAAGCGCACCCACCCAGCTACAGGAAGTGAAGGTCACCGGCTCGCGCATTCCCCGCGCCAGCGTCGAGGGGCCGTCGCCGGTGACGGTGATCAGCCGTGAGCAGATCGATGCGCAGGGTTACCGCAATGCCTTCGATGCATTGAGTGCCTTGACCGAGAACACCGGCAACGTGCAGGGCGAAGACTTCGGCAACACGTTCACCCCGGCCGCCAACACTATCAATCTGCGGGGGCTGGGCCCGAACCGCACGCTGGTACTGGTCAACGGCCGACGCCAGTCCGACTACCCACTGGCCTACGAAGGTTCGGTGAACGTGGTCAACCTGGCCAACATTCCGAGCGCGCTGATCGAGCGCATCGAGGTGCTGGCTGCCGGTGCATCGGCGGTGTACGGCTCCGATGCCATCGCCGGCGTGGTCAACATCATCCTCAAGGACCACTTCGAGGGCGTGGACGTTAACGTGCGCGCTGGCGGTACCCAGCAGGGCGGTGGCGACAACCAGCGCGTGCAGGTGGTCGGTGGCGGTTCCGGCGAGCGCTGGGATGGCCTGTTCGGCTTCGAGTTCGATGTGCGCAAGGCGATCCACGCGCGCCAGCGCGACTTCATGGATTCGCTGGACGATGACCCGACCGGCAAGGCGCCGCAGGCCACCGCCATCGCCTACCGGCGCAACGCCGCCACCGGCCGCAACATCGACCCGGCTACGAACGGCTGCGACCCGGCGTCGGGCATCTACGGCGGCAGTGTGTTCCGTGCCTTCAACCCGCGCCAGGGCTGGTACTGCGGCAGCAATGAGGCTGCCGCCAGTTACTGGACCGTGCAGACCGAGAAGCGCAACCTCAATGGGTATGGCCTGCTGACCTTCCACGTCAACGAGACCACCGACCTGTTCGCCGATCTGGCCGTGGGCAGCGCACGCATCACCAACAACACCCGCGCGCCCACCTGGACGTCGGCCCGCAACTATTTCTACAATCAGACCACCGGCAACCTGGAGAGCTGGTACCGTCGCTTCGCACCGGAAGAGATCGGTGGCCTGCCGCGCAACGCCAACCGCTTCCTGGAAAACTCGTGGTCGTTCAACGTCGGCGCGCGAGGCCGGATCGGCGACAGCGACTGGGACTATGAAGCGGTCTACAGCCGTTCCCGCTACGAGAACCGTACCCGTCGCCCGGTACTGCTGGCCGGCATCAACGAATACCTGCTCGGCCCGAAGCTGGGCGTGCGCGATGGCGTGGAGGTCTATGCACCGGACCCGGCACGCCTGTTCAAGCCGCTGACGCCGAACGAGTACGAGGGGCTGTCCGATTACCAGGAAAGCCGCAATGCAGCGTGGCTGCAGACCTTCAGCGCCAGCATCAACGGCCGCCTGTTCGCGCTGCCCGGCGGTAATGCCGCGCTGGCGGCGGTGGTCGAGGCCGGCAGCCAGGGTTACCGCAACCGCCCCGATCCGCGGCTGGGGAGCGGAGAGTTCTGGAACACCAGCGCCGGCATCGGTGCCGGTGGCGAGCGCGACCGCTATGCGGCGGGTGTTGAACTGCAACTGCCGTTGCTGAAGTCGCTGACCACCACCCTGGCCGGTCGCTACGACCAGTACCGTGCCGGCGGCGAGCACCTCGGCAAGGCCACCTGGAGCTTCGGCGTGGAGTTCCGCCCGATCGAGAGCCTGCTGATCCGTGGTACCGCTGCGACCAGCTTCCGCGCGCCGGACATGAACTACGTGTTCGCCACCGAGACCCGTGGCTACAACCCGGGCATGACCGACTACTGGCGTTGCCGCACCGCAGGCCAGTCGTATGACAACTGCGACTACAACGGCCTGTCGATTGACTACAGCAACCGCGCGAATGCGCAGCTGCAGCCGGAAACCGCCAAATCCTATGGCTTCGGCGTGGTCTGGTCGCCGCTGGCCGGGCTGGATTTCAGCGCTGACTACTACGACATCCGCATCGACAACGAGGTGACCAGCCTCGACACCAGCCGCATCCTGCGCGACGAGGCCGATTGCCGCCTGGGTCGCACGCTGGGCGGCGAGGCGCGTGATATCGGCTCACCGTTGTGCCAGGACGCGCTGTCGCGGGTGATCCGCAACCCCTCCAATGCCACCGTGCAACCGGACCAGGTGACCCGCGTGCTGATCAACCCGATCAACGCGGCGTCCGAATCGGTACGCGGCCTGGACCTGAAGGGCAACTGGCGCTTCGATGCGGGCCGCTATGGCCGCTTCACCACGCGCCTGGCCTACACCGTGGTGCTGGAGCACACATACCGGCAGTTCTCCGACGACCCGGAGCGCGACATCCGCAATTCGCTGGATGACTACCAGTGGCGCAGCAAGGCCAACGGCAGCATCACCTGGAACCAGGGTGACTGGACCACCACGCTGTATGGCAACCGTTTCGGCTCGCTGCCCAAGAGTGATGGCAGTGGCCGCATGGGTCCGTACATGACCTACAACGCCAGCGTGTTCCGCCAGTTTGGTGAGAACCTGTCGGTGGGCGTGATCGTCAACAACCTGCGCGACAGCCGCCCGCCGGCGGACAGGAACGGAGGCGGCTGGCCGTTCTATCCCGTCGGCAACTACGACCCGTATGGCCGCCAGTACTGGTTGCAGCTGGACTACCGGTTCCGCTGA
- a CDS encoding GNAT family N-acetyltransferase, translating to MISPYPTPALPPLRPVLRRHLLQLQVAPITLRPFQRTDLPRWRLFDDRRQRGRHPPSGIDEEARFLAHMHRSRLEQDNDQLLLGVFDDEHGTVLDQLHIRLQSQEARCVELLSLQHGHPHVDAMLQALCPFLFDGVGLHRVFVMLPPDGNTPFANALHAFGFNLEGLLRDHHLDMDGWQDRQLWALTAPMWRSGLQVAD from the coding sequence ATGATCAGTCCATATCCGACCCCCGCCCTCCCCCCGCTACGCCCGGTGCTGCGCCGCCATCTGCTGCAGCTGCAGGTGGCGCCGATCACCCTGCGCCCGTTCCAGCGCACCGATCTGCCGCGCTGGCGCCTGTTCGACGACCGTCGGCAGCGCGGCCGCCACCCCCCGTCCGGCATCGACGAGGAGGCACGCTTCCTCGCCCACATGCATCGCTCACGCCTGGAGCAGGACAACGACCAGCTGCTGCTGGGCGTGTTCGATGACGAACACGGCACGGTGCTGGACCAGCTGCACATCCGCCTGCAATCGCAGGAGGCGCGCTGCGTCGAGCTGCTGTCGCTGCAGCACGGGCATCCGCATGTCGACGCCATGCTGCAGGCACTGTGCCCGTTCCTGTTCGACGGCGTCGGCCTGCATCGCGTGTTCGTGATGCTGCCCCCGGACGGCAACACGCCGTTCGCCAACGCGCTGCACGCCTTCGGTTTCAACCTGGAAGGCCTGCTGCGCGACCATCACCTGGACATGGACGGCTGGCAGGATCGCCAGCTGTGGGCACTGACCGCGCCGATGTGGCGCAGCGGCCTGCAGGTGGCGGACTAG
- a CDS encoding CDP-diacylglycerol diphosphatase, translating into MPRLLLLLSLSALAGCASAPPPPAHSDALWRLIERDCRGAEGPRGDCLQVEAAVDRRDVLVKDAHGDYQFLLMPLDKVSGIENRSLYQRGAPNYFAAAWQARGHTERALGQALPRSVASLALNSPHGRSQHQLHIHVDCLRADVLQALDAQAAALGTEWAPLPVLLRGHRYQARLLPGAELTANPLNLLAYGLAGVDDVGQWSLVVAGRDQVHGGPGFILLATRVDAETGNEASGEELQDHACSVLTGAGDVLERVR; encoded by the coding sequence GTGCCCCGCTTGTTGCTGCTGTTGTCCCTGTCCGCGCTGGCTGGTTGTGCCAGCGCTCCGCCACCGCCGGCCCACTCCGATGCGTTGTGGCGGTTGATCGAGCGTGACTGCCGCGGGGCCGAAGGCCCGCGTGGTGACTGCCTGCAGGTGGAGGCGGCAGTGGATCGGCGCGATGTGCTGGTCAAGGATGCGCACGGCGACTACCAGTTCCTGCTGATGCCGCTGGACAAGGTGAGTGGCATCGAGAACCGCAGCCTGTACCAGCGCGGAGCACCGAACTACTTCGCCGCCGCCTGGCAGGCCCGCGGCCATACCGAGCGGGCCCTGGGCCAGGCGCTGCCGCGCAGCGTGGCCAGCCTGGCGCTGAATTCACCGCATGGGCGCTCGCAGCATCAGCTGCATATCCACGTCGACTGCCTGCGTGCAGACGTGCTGCAGGCCCTCGATGCGCAGGCGGCTGCGCTGGGCACCGAGTGGGCGCCACTGCCGGTGCTGCTGCGTGGCCATCGCTACCAGGCACGCCTGCTGCCGGGCGCGGAGCTGACCGCCAATCCGCTCAACCTGCTGGCCTATGGCCTGGCAGGCGTGGACGACGTGGGCCAGTGGAGTCTGGTGGTGGCGGGGCGTGACCAGGTGCACGGTGGCCCGGGCTTCATCCTGTTGGCCACCCGTGTAGACGCGGAAACCGGTAACGAGGCCAGCGGAGAAGAGTTGCAGGACCACGCCTGCTCGGTGCTGACCGGTGCCGGCGATGTGCTGGAGCGGGTGCGCTAG